From a region of the Theobroma cacao cultivar B97-61/B2 chromosome 8, Criollo_cocoa_genome_V2, whole genome shotgun sequence genome:
- the LOC18593100 gene encoding laccase-14, with the protein MGLISGFLVFMILGSPLFSKAEGATHNYLWVVKETNFTKLCNTSTVLTVNDSFPGPEIHANKGDTVFVTVQNDGPYGITIHWHGVRMLRNPWSDGPEYITQCPIKPGGNFTQEINLSTEEGTLWWHAHSDWSRATVHGAIKVFPANGTSYPYDEPDGDQTIVFASWYKSNVMDVLNESLQTGGDPNVSDAYTINGEPGDLYDCSNETMYSLLVETGKTYLLRIINSILNEEMFFAIANHNMTVVGSDGAYVKPFSTDYLFITPGQTMDVLLTANQTASYYYMVLTPFLDTDSSYDNTTSRALIKYSGNYTTPSTIPTPTFPNISDSISAQLFVVRLKSLADAAHPINVPQNITRQIFMTVSVNLFACPNSTGCTVDGDNKLAASLNNNSFLSPSTALLQEYYDNNYNLSHLVGELPNKPPTPFNYTTVANMSAYTEEGRLVITLNYGDEVEIVFQGTNIGATQNHPMHLHGYSFYLVGTGAGDFDNGTDPGRFNLVDPPEVNTIAVPRKGWSAIRFKADNPGVWFMHCHFERHTTWGMSTTVIVKNGATNATSMRPPPSYMPPCS; encoded by the exons ATGGGTTTAATCTCGGGGTTTTTAGTGTTTATGATCCTTGGTTCTCCGCTTTTCAGCAAGGCTGAGGGTGCTACTCATAACTATCTATGGGTT GTGAAGGAGACTAATTTTACAAAGCTGTGTAACACATCCACAGTTCTTACCGTGAACGATAGCTTTCCAGGGCCAGAGATTCATGCTAATAAAGGTGATACTGTTTTTGTCACCGTTCAGAATGATGGCCCATATGGTATCACTATTCATTG GCATGGAGTTAGAATGCTGAGGAATCCATGGTCAGATGGTCCGGAGTACATTACACAATGCCCAATAAAACCTGGAGGAAATTTCACTCAGGAGATCAATTTGTCGACAGAGGAAGGAACACTCTGGTGGCATGCCCACAGTGACTGGTCTCGAGCCACGGTTCATGGTGCAATCAAAGTTTTTCCGGCCAACGGAACCAGTTATCCGTACGATGAGCCTGATGGAGACCAAACAATTGTATTCG CCTCGTGGTACAAATCGAATGTGATGGACGTATTAAATGAATCTCTGCAAACCGGCGGTGATCCAAACGTTTCAGATGCTTACACCATCAACGGTGAACCTGGAGACTTATACGACTGCTCTaatg AAACAATGTACAGTTTGTTGGTTGAGACTGGCAAGACTTATCTCCTCCGCATCATCAACTCTATCCTGAACGAAGAAATGTTCTTCGCGATTGCAAACCACAACATGACCGTTGTTGGATCCGATGGAGCATATGTCAAACCCTTTTCCACTGATTATTTGTTCATAACCCCAGGCCAAACAATGGACGTTCTGCTTACAGCAAACCAAACAGCAAGTTACTACTACATGGTTCTTACTCCTTTTCTTGATACTGACTCTTCATATGACAACACTACCTCTAGGGCACTCATCAAATATAGTGGAAATTATACAACGCCAAGCACAATTCCTACTCCAACGTTTCCTAATATCAGCGACTCCATATCTGCACAACTCTTCGTTGTTCGCTTGAAGAGTCTAGCAGATGCGGCTCACCCAATCAATGTCCCCCAAAACATCACTAGACAAATCTTCATGACAGTATCTGTGAATCTATTTGCTTGCCCCAATTCAACAGGTTGTACTGTTGATGGCGATAATAAGCTGGCAGCAAGCTTAAACAACAATAGCTTTCTGTCGCCATCAACCGCTCTACTACAAGAATATTATGACAATAACTATAATTTGAGCCATCTTGTTGGTGAATTGCCAAATAAGCCGCCCACTCCTTTTAACTACACGACAGTGGCGAACATGTCTGCATATACAGAGGAAGGAAGGCTGGTGATAACATTGAATTATGGTGATGAAGTGGAAATTGTGTTCCAAGGGACGAATATAGGAGCGACGCAGAATCATCCCATGCATCTTCATGGCTACAGCTTTTACTTGGTTGGAACAGGTGCCGGAGATTTTGACAATGGCACTGACCCTGGCCGGTTTAATTTGGTTGATCCACCAGAAGTCAACACCATTGCAGTCCCTAGAAAAGGATGGTCTGCTATTAGATTTAAAGCTGACAATCCTG GGGTTTGGTTCATGCACTGCCATTTCGAGAGGCATACAACTTGGGGAATGAGCACTACTGTTATAGTGAAGAATGGAGCCACCAACGCAACAAGCATGCGTCCACCACCTTCTTATATGCCTCcttgttcttaa